In Candidatus Neomarinimicrobiota bacterium, one DNA window encodes the following:
- a CDS encoding PBP1A family penicillin-binding protein → MSWYQIIKRTAIFLFGCAVVILIYLFLLSRDLPSIEQLENYDPNLVTRIYSADGKVLHELFLEKRVFVSLEEIPTYMQDAVIASEDRRFRSHWGISLRDVFRAIVINTLSMSYTQGFSSLTQQLARNLYDTIGFKKTITRKLKEIITAIQIERTYTKDEILEMYLNSVHFGHGTYGVQAAAKRYFAKGAHDLTLDESALLVGVLPAPARYTPVRYPEKAIKRRNTVLRLMLDQKVITPASYSEARAMSLETVLTEQLQGKAPYFTEYVRRLLEKEDESLGINIYRDGLKIYTTLDSRLQDIAEQAMMETIMRNQSVLNKRLFNDKEEFETLGYLSIFPEDTVKKMMKGEAELFKELRKQLLVQSAFVALDSRTGAILAMIGGRPDYRDQFNRAIQAKRQPGSVFKPMVYATAIENGYTVVEQLQNQPVVLNVQNADGDWVKWKPRNYDGNTSGLTTMREGLRRSLNLISVRMVQKGLAPAQQVKKLAQRMGISTDIRAVDAIALGTSEVYLLEMVGAYSIFSNKGVHNEPFAITRIEDRFGSVLKEYKPIKNEVLSTGTAYIMTNLMQTVLDRGTGGSSRWKYHFYHPAGGKTGTTQGWTDAWFLGFSPFITAGVWSGIDDARVSLGEGQDGSKAALPIWAQFMRDAHDTLGYKRIGFDRPQSIIEMKICSITKDVPTEFCPVESNPEIFIENTQPTQTCMVHRGY, encoded by the coding sequence ATGTCTTGGTATCAAATTATTAAAAGAACAGCGATTTTCCTCTTTGGATGCGCTGTGGTCATTTTAATTTATTTATTTTTATTATCTCGCGACCTTCCTTCAATTGAGCAACTTGAAAATTACGATCCGAATCTAGTGACTCGGATTTACTCAGCAGATGGAAAAGTACTGCATGAGTTGTTTTTAGAGAAACGCGTGTTTGTGTCACTCGAAGAAATTCCAACCTATATGCAGGATGCTGTCATTGCATCTGAGGATCGCCGATTCCGATCGCATTGGGGAATTTCACTCCGCGATGTTTTTCGAGCGATTGTTATTAACACACTTTCGATGAGCTATACTCAGGGATTTAGTTCGCTCACTCAGCAGCTTGCACGAAATCTTTATGATACAATCGGATTCAAAAAAACCATTACGCGAAAGTTGAAAGAAATTATCACGGCAATCCAAATTGAACGAACTTACACGAAGGATGAAATTCTTGAAATGTATCTTAACAGTGTTCATTTTGGCCATGGGACGTATGGTGTTCAGGCTGCCGCAAAGAGGTATTTTGCAAAAGGAGCTCATGATCTCACTTTGGACGAAAGCGCTCTTTTGGTCGGAGTGCTTCCGGCTCCCGCGCGGTACACACCGGTTCGCTATCCCGAAAAAGCCATTAAACGTAGGAATACCGTTCTCAGGTTAATGCTAGATCAAAAGGTGATTACACCTGCCTCTTATTCCGAAGCGAGGGCGATGTCATTAGAAACGGTCCTCACGGAACAATTACAAGGGAAGGCGCCTTATTTTACCGAATATGTTCGTCGGCTTTTGGAAAAGGAAGATGAGTCACTTGGAATCAATATATACAGAGATGGTCTCAAAATTTACACCACACTGGATTCTCGGCTTCAAGACATTGCAGAACAGGCAATGATGGAAACGATTATGCGAAATCAATCGGTTCTGAATAAACGCCTTTTCAACGATAAAGAAGAATTCGAAACGCTTGGCTATTTGTCTATTTTTCCTGAAGATACTGTGAAAAAAATGATGAAGGGTGAGGCGGAACTTTTTAAAGAATTGCGGAAGCAGTTATTGGTGCAATCAGCTTTTGTTGCCCTCGATTCCAGGACCGGTGCCATTCTTGCTATGATTGGAGGCCGGCCCGATTATCGGGATCAATTTAATCGAGCTATTCAAGCAAAGCGCCAGCCGGGATCGGTTTTTAAACCGATGGTGTACGCAACAGCAATTGAAAATGGATATACCGTCGTAGAACAACTTCAAAACCAACCGGTGGTTCTAAATGTTCAAAATGCAGATGGGGACTGGGTTAAATGGAAACCTCGGAATTATGATGGAAATACCAGTGGTTTGACCACAATGCGAGAAGGTCTGAGGCGATCTTTAAATTTAATTTCGGTACGAATGGTTCAGAAAGGTCTCGCACCGGCGCAACAAGTAAAAAAATTAGCACAACGAATGGGAATATCCACTGATATTCGCGCTGTAGATGCCATTGCGCTAGGAACATCCGAAGTATATCTGTTGGAAATGGTGGGCGCATATTCCATATTCTCCAATAAAGGTGTACATAATGAGCCGTTCGCAATCACAAGAATAGAAGATCGTTTTGGAAGTGTTTTGAAGGAATATAAACCGATTAAAAATGAAGTGCTAAGTACCGGAACTGCATACATCATGACGAATTTAATGCAGACAGTTTTAGATAGAGGAACGGGAGGAAGCTCGCGTTGGAAATATCATTTTTATCATCCTGCAGGAGGGAAAACAGGAACCACACAAGGTTGGACGGATGCGTGGTTTTTAGGATTTTCTCCGTTTATCACTGCCGGCGTGTGGAGCGGAATTGATGATGCGAGGGTTAGCCTGGGGGAGGGACAGGACGGTAGTAAAGCAGCTCTTCCTATTTGGGCTCAATTTATGCGTGATGCGCATGATACACTGGGCTATAAGCGGATCGGATTTGATCGGCCGCAGTCAATCATTGAAATGAAAATTTGTTCTATTACTAAAGATGTACCCACAGAATTTTGCCCGGTTGAATCAAACCCGGAAATATTTATAGAGAATACTCAGCCAACCCAAACGTGTATGGTTCACCGCGGGTATTGA
- a CDS encoding thymidine phosphorylase, with the protein MNSTDLIAKKQSGEALSRRELSPFLSAFVDGSIPDSDMVTFLNAVYNNGMTEEEIYILVELMIESGEKVDFSHLNSFPADKHSTGGVGDKVSLVLAPILATLGLSIPMISGRSLGHTGGTLDKLESIAGFKTDLSLDDFKTQVKKIGVCLIGQTHEICPADKRMYALRDVTHTIDSIPLICGSIMSKKIAEGIRGLVLDIKVGNGAFMKSIPKAKYLGEMMKKIGQKFGVKTEVVYTSMNQPLGRFAGNWCEVKESVACLQGHGPKDTMKVVFETCSVLLMQSGISTNKKKSIELIENTIHSGTAMEKWLELVSTQGGDATIFDRLDRQNIPKYSSELVAKSSGFVSVMNTLGIGNAGIPLGIGRAKKNEPVDPTAGMEFLAKIGEPAKSNQPLIRLFNSNQKKLEEAQSMLQDTVLITEEKPNPHCLILGET; encoded by the coding sequence ATGAATTCGACTGACCTCATCGCTAAAAAACAATCTGGAGAAGCGCTCAGCCGTAGGGAACTAAGTCCTTTTCTAAGTGCATTTGTCGATGGATCCATACCAGATTCGGATATGGTTACCTTTTTGAATGCGGTTTATAATAATGGAATGACTGAAGAAGAAATCTATATTTTAGTGGAACTCATGATTGAATCCGGTGAAAAGGTGGATTTCTCTCATTTGAATTCTTTCCCTGCAGATAAACATTCTACCGGGGGCGTTGGAGATAAAGTGTCGCTCGTGCTTGCTCCCATTCTTGCAACTTTGGGACTTTCCATACCAATGATTTCTGGCCGATCTCTTGGTCATACGGGGGGCACTCTGGATAAACTAGAATCTATAGCAGGATTTAAAACAGATTTAAGTTTAGATGATTTCAAAACTCAAGTAAAAAAGATTGGTGTTTGCCTCATTGGGCAAACGCATGAAATTTGTCCTGCCGATAAACGTATGTATGCGTTACGCGATGTTACCCACACAATTGATTCGATTCCGCTGATTTGCGGTTCGATTATGAGCAAAAAAATTGCCGAAGGAATCCGCGGACTTGTTTTGGACATAAAAGTTGGAAACGGTGCCTTCATGAAATCTATCCCAAAAGCAAAATATTTGGGGGAAATGATGAAAAAAATCGGACAGAAATTTGGCGTAAAAACTGAAGTGGTTTATACGTCTATGAATCAGCCACTCGGGCGATTTGCCGGGAATTGGTGTGAAGTGAAAGAATCGGTGGCTTGTCTGCAAGGCCACGGTCCAAAAGATACCATGAAGGTTGTATTTGAAACGTGCTCCGTTTTATTGATGCAATCCGGAATTTCTACAAACAAAAAAAAGTCCATTGAACTGATTGAGAATACAATTCACTCCGGCACAGCAATGGAAAAATGGCTGGAATTGGTTTCTACCCAAGGTGGCGACGCCACGATTTTTGATAGGTTGGATCGTCAGAATATCCCAAAATATTCTTCAGAATTGGTTGCTAAATCTTCTGGGTTTGTTTCAGTAATGAATACGCTTGGAATCGGGAATGCCGGAATTCCGCTCGGCATTGGAAGAGCAAAAAAAAATGAACCTGTTGACCCAACAGCCGGGATGGAATTTCTAGCGAAAATCGGTGAACCGGCAAAAAGCAATCAGCCTTTAATTCGGCTTTTTAATTCAAATCAGAAAAAATTAGAAGAAGCGCAATCAATGCTACAAGACACCGTTTTGATTACAGAGGAAAAACCAAACCCCCATTGTTTGATATTAGGCGAAACCTAA
- the fumC gene encoding class II fumarate hydratase, giving the protein MKTRKEKDSMGVIEVPTDRYYGAQTKRSLDNFKIGDERFPRELIRAYGILKKAAASVNQSYGDLTDEIADGIGKAADEVISGKLDDHFPLVVWQTGSGTQTNMNVNEVISNRSIEMMGGELGSKKPVHPNDHVNMSQSTNDTFPTAINIAAVESVTHHMIPAVKRLKESLEAKSRDFEKIVKLGRTHLQDATPLSLGQEFSGYASQLEHGLSRIEKALDHCYELAMGGTAVGTGINSRKGFGEKAAKQIASITGLPFKSAPNKFEALGAQDSIVELSSALKTLSGSLFKIANDIRWLASGPRGGFGELNLPANEPGSSIMPGKVNPTQCEAVTMVCTQVMGNDVTISIAGASGNFELNVYRPVIAFNILQSIKLIGDACQSFAKNCVDGIEANEIGIDKNLRDSLMLVTALNPHIGYEKAAEVAKKAHKENTSLKDAAVALNYLSVDEFDKLVCPEEMIHPKTES; this is encoded by the coding sequence ATGAAAACTCGCAAAGAAAAAGATAGCATGGGCGTCATTGAAGTCCCGACCGATCGATATTATGGCGCACAAACCAAACGATCGCTTGATAATTTTAAAATTGGCGATGAACGATTTCCCCGTGAATTGATTCGCGCATACGGCATCCTTAAAAAAGCCGCCGCCTCTGTAAATCAATCTTACGGTGACTTGACTGATGAGATTGCGGATGGAATTGGAAAAGCTGCAGATGAGGTTATTAGCGGAAAATTGGATGACCATTTTCCCCTTGTAGTATGGCAAACTGGAAGTGGGACTCAAACAAACATGAACGTTAATGAAGTGATTTCAAACCGATCTATTGAAATGATGGGTGGAGAACTTGGAAGTAAAAAACCTGTTCATCCGAATGACCATGTGAACATGTCTCAATCCACCAATGACACGTTTCCAACCGCAATTAATATTGCCGCTGTAGAATCGGTCACCCATCACATGATTCCTGCTGTTAAAAGATTAAAAGAATCTCTTGAGGCTAAGTCTCGCGATTTTGAGAAAATTGTCAAACTGGGAAGAACCCATCTTCAGGATGCGACTCCTCTTAGTCTTGGTCAAGAATTCTCTGGGTATGCATCCCAATTGGAACATGGATTATCTCGAATTGAAAAAGCCCTAGATCATTGTTATGAGCTGGCTATGGGAGGTACTGCAGTTGGTACGGGTATTAATTCAAGAAAAGGTTTCGGAGAAAAGGCAGCTAAGCAAATTGCATCTATTACGGGTCTTCCATTCAAATCTGCACCTAATAAATTTGAAGCGCTCGGTGCCCAAGATTCCATTGTTGAACTTTCTTCGGCGTTAAAAACGCTTTCCGGAAGTTTATTTAAAATTGCAAATGATATTCGTTGGCTTGCCAGTGGCCCGCGTGGCGGTTTTGGTGAATTGAACCTACCGGCAAATGAGCCCGGATCTTCTATTATGCCGGGGAAAGTGAACCCAACACAATGCGAAGCTGTGACCATGGTGTGCACACAAGTAATGGGAAATGACGTCACTATTTCTATAGCTGGTGCAAGTGGAAATTTTGAACTTAATGTGTACAGGCCTGTGATAGCTTTTAATATTTTACAATCCATCAAACTCATTGGAGATGCGTGCCAATCTTTCGCTAAAAACTGTGTGGATGGGATTGAAGCCAACGAAATAGGAATAGATAAAAATCTGCGGGATTCGCTCATGTTGGTTACGGCATTAAATCCGCATATTGGGTATGAAAAAGCGGCTGAAGTCGCCAAAAAAGCTCATAAAGAAAATACATCACTCAAAGATGCTGCCGTTGCACTCAATTATTTATCTGTAGACGAATTTGACAAACTTGTTTGCCCAGAAGAAATGATTCACCCAAAAACTGAATCATAA